A window of the Miscanthus floridulus cultivar M001 chromosome 14, ASM1932011v1, whole genome shotgun sequence genome harbors these coding sequences:
- the LOC136505381 gene encoding serine/threonine-protein phosphatase BSL2 homolog isoform X1, producing MDVDSRMATESDSDSDARGGVSGSGSETPTASPSPSQSPSAPGTPTAAAASPGPVAGPRPAPGYTVVDAAMDKKEDGPGCRCGHTLTAVPAVGEEGSPGYVGPRLILFGGATALEGNSATPPSSAGSAGIRLAGATADVHCYDVLSNKWTRLTPLGEPPSPRAAHVATAVGTMVVIQGGIGPAGLSAEDLHVLDLTQQRPRWHRVVVQGPGPGPRYGHVMALVGQRFLLTIGGNDGKRPLADVWALDTAAKPYEWRKLEPEGEGPPPCMYATASARSDGLLLLCGGRDANSVPLSSAYGLAKHRDGRWEWAIAPGVSPSPRYQHAAVFVNARLHVSGGALGGGRMVEDSSSVAVLDTAAGVWCDTKSVVTTPRTGRYSADAAGGDASVELTRRCRHAAAAVGDLIFVYGGLRGGVLLDDLLVAEDLAAAETTSAANHAAAAAASANVQREAGRYAYNDEQSGQTVTVSSPDGAVVLGTPVAPPVNGDMYTDISPENAIIQGQRRLSKGVDYLVEASAAEAEAISATLAAVKARQVNGEMEHSPDREQSPDAAPSTKQNSSLIKPDPALVNNSTPPPGVRLHHRAVVVAAETGGALGGMVRQLSIDQFENEGRRVIYGTPENATAARKLLDRQMSINSVPKKVIASLLKPRGWKPPVQRQFFLDCNEIADLCDSAERIFSSEPSVLQLKAPIKIFGDLHGQFGDLIRLFDEYGAPSTAGDIAYIDYLFLGDYVDRGQHSLETISLLLALKVEYPHNVHLIRGNHEAADINALFGFRIECIERMGERDGIWTWHRVNRLFNWLPLAALIEKKIICMHGGIGRSINHIEQIENLQRPITMEAGSVVLMDLLWSDPTENDSVEGLRPNARGPGLVTFGPDRVMEFCNNNDLQLIVRAHECVMDGFERFAQGHLITLFSATNYCGTANNAGAILVLGRDLVVVPKLIHPLPPAITSPETSPEHHIEDTWMQELNANRPPTPTRGRPQAPNNDRGSLAWI from the exons ATGGACGTGGACTCGCGCATGGCGACGGAGTCCGACTCCGATTCCGACGCGCGCGGCGGCGTGTCAGGGTCCGGGAGCGAGACCCCCAcggcgtccccgtccccgtcccagtCCCCGTCCGCGCCCGGGACGCCCACGGCCGCGGCCGCGTCCCCGGGGCCGGTGGCGGGGCCCAGGCCTGCGCCGGGGTACACGGTGGTGGACGCCGCGATGGACAAGAAGGAGGACGGGCCGGGGTGCCGGTGCGGCCACACGCTCACGGCAGTGCCGGCAGTCGGGGAGGAGGGCTCGCCCGGGTATGTGGGCCCGCGCCTGATACTCTTTGGTGGTGCCACCGCACTCGAGGGCAACTCCGCCACGCCGCCCTCGTCGGCTGGGAGCGCTGGGATCC GTCTTGCTGGTGCCACCGCGGATGTCCATTGTTATGATGTGTTATCAAATAAGTGGACCAG GCTTACTCCACTTGGTGaacctccttcaccaagagctgcaCATGTAGCCACTGCTGTTGGAACCATGGTGGTCATTCAG GGTGGAATTGGCCCTGCTGGCTTATCAGCTGAGGACCTTCATGTTCTGGATCTTACACAACAACGACCGCGATGGCATAG AGTTGTGGTTCAAGGTCCTGGTCCTGGTCCACGGTATGGACATGTGATGGCCTTGGTTGGGCAGCGATTCTTATTGACAATTGGTGGCAATGATG GAAAACGGCCCTTGGCAGATGTATGGGCCCTTGATACTGCTGCTAAGCCATATGAATGGAGAAAACTTGAGCCGGAAGGTGAAGGGCCACCACCATGCAt GTATGCAACTGCTAGTGCCCGTTCTGATGGCCTCCTTTTGCTTTGTGGTGGAAGGGATGCAAATAGTGTG CCCCTATCGAGTGCATATGGGCTTGCTAAGCATAGAGATGGGCGCTGGGAGTGGGCAATTGCCCCTGGTGTGTCTCCATCACCCAGATATCAACATGCAGCT GTTTTTGTCAATGCACGGCTTCATGTCTCAGGAGGGGCTCTTGGGGGTGGTCGCATGGTAGAAGACTCCTCAAGTGTTGCAG TGTTGGACACTGCTGCTGGAGTTTGGTGTGATACCAAATCAGTAGTTACAACTCCAAGGACAGGAAGATATAGTGCAGATGCAGCAGGTGGTGATGCTTCTGTAGAGCTTACAAGGCGGTGCAGGCATGCAGCTGCCGCTGTTGGTGATCTGATATTTGTTTATGGAGGTTTACGGGGAG GTGTGCTGCTAGATGACCTCCTAGTTGCTGAAGATCTTGCTGCTGCTGAAACAACCAGTGCAGCTAATcatgcagcagctgctgctgcatcTGCAAATGTACAAAGAGAAGCTGGTAGATATGCCTACAACGATGAACAATCAGGACAAACAGTTACAGTTTCAAGTCCTGATGGAGCTGTTGTTCTTGGGACTCCGGTTGCTCCTCCGGTCAATGGGGACATGTATACTGATATTAGTCCTGAGAATGCCATTATCCAGGGACAGAG AAGATTGAGCAAAGGTGTTGATTATTTGGTTGAAGCATCAGCTGCAGAGGCTGAGGCAATCAGTGCTACTTTAGCTGCTGTAAAGGCTAGGCAAGTTAACGGTGAGATGGAGCATTCACCTGACAGGGAACAGTCTCCAGATGCTGCACCAAGTACCAAGCAAAATTCAAGCCTCATAAAACCAGATCCTGCTCTTGTGAACAATTCAACACCACCTCCTGGGGTTCGGTTGCACCATAGAGCA GTTGTGGTAGCAGCAGAAACTGGAGGTGCCTTAGGTGGCATGGTTAGACAGCTGTCGATTGACCAGTTTGAGAATGAAGGTAGAAGGGTCATTTATGGCACCCCTGAGAATGCAACTGCGGCAAGGAAATTACTAGATCGACAAATGTCTATTAATAGTGTGCCCAAAAAG GTAATTGCTTCTCTTCTGAAACCTCGTGGTTGGAAGCCCCCTGTGCAAAGGCAGTTCTTTCTTGACTGCAATGAGATTGCagatctatgtgatagtgctgaAAGAATATTTTCAAGTGAACCTAGCGTCTTACAGCTAAAAGCTCCCATTAAGATATTTGGTGATCTGCATGGTCAATTTGGTGACCTCATTCGCTTATTTGATGAATACGGTGCTCCTTCAACAGCTGGAGATATTGC TTACATAGATTATCTTTTCTTGGGAGATTATGTCGATCGTGGTCAGCATAGTCTGGAGACAATCAGTCTTCTCCTTGCACTGAAG GTTGAATATCCTCACAATGTTCATTTAATTCGAGGGAATCATGAAGCAGCGGATATCAATGCTCTTTTTGGGTTCCGAATAGAGTGCATAGAGAGAATG GGTGAGCGGGATGGAATCTGGACCTGGCATCGTGTGAACAGGTTATTTAATTGGCTTCCTTTGGCTGCACTAATAGAAAAGAAGATAATTTGTATGCATGGTGGTATTGGTCGGTCCATCAACCATATAGAGCAaattgaaaatcttcaaagaccaatTACCATGGAAGCAGGCTCAGTTGTTCTGATGGATCTTCTATG GTCTGATCCAACTGAGAATGATAGTGTAGAGGGACTCAGGCCAAATGCACGGGGCCCTGGACTTGTTACCTTTGGG CCTGATAGAGTTATGGAGTTCTGCAACAACAATGACCTGCAGTTGATTGTGCGAGCACATGAGTGTGTGATGGATGGCTTTGAGCGTTTCGCTCAAGGTCACTTGATCACTCTTTTCTCGGCAACAAATTACTGTG GAACGGCAAACAACGCAGGTGCAATCTTAGTTCTCGGAAGGGATCTGGTGGTGGTTCCAAAACTCATCCATCCTTTGCCGCCTGCCATTACGTCACCTGAGACCTCTCCAGAGCATCATATTGAGGACACATGGATGCAG GAGTTGAATGCCAACAGACCGCCAACACCAACCAGGGGCCGCCCTCAAGCACCCAACAATGACCGAGGCTCCCTTGCCTGGATATAG
- the LOC136505381 gene encoding serine/threonine-protein phosphatase BSL2 homolog isoform X2, whose protein sequence is MDVDSRMATESDSDSDARGGVSGSGSETPTASPSPSQSPSAPGTPTAAAASPGPVAGPRPAPGYTVVDAAMDKKEDGPGCRCGHTLTAVPAVGEEGSPGYVGPRLILFGGATALEGNSATPPSSAGSAGIRLAGATADVHCYDVLSNKWTRLTPLGEPPSPRAAHVATAVGTMVVIQGGIGPAGLSAEDLHVLDLTQQRPRWHRVVVQGPGPGPRYGHVMALVGQRFLLTIGGNDGKRPLADVWALDTAAKPYEWRKLEPEGEGPPPCMYATASARSDGLLLLCGGRDANSVPLSSAYGLAKHRDGRWEWAIAPGVSPSPRYQHAAVFVNARLHVSGGALGGGRMVEDSSSVAVLDTAAGVWCDTKSVVTTPRTGRYSADAAGGDASVELTRRCRHAAAAVGDLIFVYGGLRGGVLLDDLLVAEDLAAAETTSAANHAAAAAASANVQREAGRYAYNDEQSGQTVTVSSPDGAVVLGTPVAPPVNGDMYTDISPENAIIQGQRLSKGVDYLVEASAAEAEAISATLAAVKARQVNGEMEHSPDREQSPDAAPSTKQNSSLIKPDPALVNNSTPPPGVRLHHRAVVVAAETGGALGGMVRQLSIDQFENEGRRVIYGTPENATAARKLLDRQMSINSVPKKVIASLLKPRGWKPPVQRQFFLDCNEIADLCDSAERIFSSEPSVLQLKAPIKIFGDLHGQFGDLIRLFDEYGAPSTAGDIAYIDYLFLGDYVDRGQHSLETISLLLALKVEYPHNVHLIRGNHEAADINALFGFRIECIERMGERDGIWTWHRVNRLFNWLPLAALIEKKIICMHGGIGRSINHIEQIENLQRPITMEAGSVVLMDLLWSDPTENDSVEGLRPNARGPGLVTFGPDRVMEFCNNNDLQLIVRAHECVMDGFERFAQGHLITLFSATNYCGTANNAGAILVLGRDLVVVPKLIHPLPPAITSPETSPEHHIEDTWMQELNANRPPTPTRGRPQAPNNDRGSLAWI, encoded by the exons ATGGACGTGGACTCGCGCATGGCGACGGAGTCCGACTCCGATTCCGACGCGCGCGGCGGCGTGTCAGGGTCCGGGAGCGAGACCCCCAcggcgtccccgtccccgtcccagtCCCCGTCCGCGCCCGGGACGCCCACGGCCGCGGCCGCGTCCCCGGGGCCGGTGGCGGGGCCCAGGCCTGCGCCGGGGTACACGGTGGTGGACGCCGCGATGGACAAGAAGGAGGACGGGCCGGGGTGCCGGTGCGGCCACACGCTCACGGCAGTGCCGGCAGTCGGGGAGGAGGGCTCGCCCGGGTATGTGGGCCCGCGCCTGATACTCTTTGGTGGTGCCACCGCACTCGAGGGCAACTCCGCCACGCCGCCCTCGTCGGCTGGGAGCGCTGGGATCC GTCTTGCTGGTGCCACCGCGGATGTCCATTGTTATGATGTGTTATCAAATAAGTGGACCAG GCTTACTCCACTTGGTGaacctccttcaccaagagctgcaCATGTAGCCACTGCTGTTGGAACCATGGTGGTCATTCAG GGTGGAATTGGCCCTGCTGGCTTATCAGCTGAGGACCTTCATGTTCTGGATCTTACACAACAACGACCGCGATGGCATAG AGTTGTGGTTCAAGGTCCTGGTCCTGGTCCACGGTATGGACATGTGATGGCCTTGGTTGGGCAGCGATTCTTATTGACAATTGGTGGCAATGATG GAAAACGGCCCTTGGCAGATGTATGGGCCCTTGATACTGCTGCTAAGCCATATGAATGGAGAAAACTTGAGCCGGAAGGTGAAGGGCCACCACCATGCAt GTATGCAACTGCTAGTGCCCGTTCTGATGGCCTCCTTTTGCTTTGTGGTGGAAGGGATGCAAATAGTGTG CCCCTATCGAGTGCATATGGGCTTGCTAAGCATAGAGATGGGCGCTGGGAGTGGGCAATTGCCCCTGGTGTGTCTCCATCACCCAGATATCAACATGCAGCT GTTTTTGTCAATGCACGGCTTCATGTCTCAGGAGGGGCTCTTGGGGGTGGTCGCATGGTAGAAGACTCCTCAAGTGTTGCAG TGTTGGACACTGCTGCTGGAGTTTGGTGTGATACCAAATCAGTAGTTACAACTCCAAGGACAGGAAGATATAGTGCAGATGCAGCAGGTGGTGATGCTTCTGTAGAGCTTACAAGGCGGTGCAGGCATGCAGCTGCCGCTGTTGGTGATCTGATATTTGTTTATGGAGGTTTACGGGGAG GTGTGCTGCTAGATGACCTCCTAGTTGCTGAAGATCTTGCTGCTGCTGAAACAACCAGTGCAGCTAATcatgcagcagctgctgctgcatcTGCAAATGTACAAAGAGAAGCTGGTAGATATGCCTACAACGATGAACAATCAGGACAAACAGTTACAGTTTCAAGTCCTGATGGAGCTGTTGTTCTTGGGACTCCGGTTGCTCCTCCGGTCAATGGGGACATGTATACTGATATTAGTCCTGAGAATGCCATTATCCAGGGACAGAG ATTGAGCAAAGGTGTTGATTATTTGGTTGAAGCATCAGCTGCAGAGGCTGAGGCAATCAGTGCTACTTTAGCTGCTGTAAAGGCTAGGCAAGTTAACGGTGAGATGGAGCATTCACCTGACAGGGAACAGTCTCCAGATGCTGCACCAAGTACCAAGCAAAATTCAAGCCTCATAAAACCAGATCCTGCTCTTGTGAACAATTCAACACCACCTCCTGGGGTTCGGTTGCACCATAGAGCA GTTGTGGTAGCAGCAGAAACTGGAGGTGCCTTAGGTGGCATGGTTAGACAGCTGTCGATTGACCAGTTTGAGAATGAAGGTAGAAGGGTCATTTATGGCACCCCTGAGAATGCAACTGCGGCAAGGAAATTACTAGATCGACAAATGTCTATTAATAGTGTGCCCAAAAAG GTAATTGCTTCTCTTCTGAAACCTCGTGGTTGGAAGCCCCCTGTGCAAAGGCAGTTCTTTCTTGACTGCAATGAGATTGCagatctatgtgatagtgctgaAAGAATATTTTCAAGTGAACCTAGCGTCTTACAGCTAAAAGCTCCCATTAAGATATTTGGTGATCTGCATGGTCAATTTGGTGACCTCATTCGCTTATTTGATGAATACGGTGCTCCTTCAACAGCTGGAGATATTGC TTACATAGATTATCTTTTCTTGGGAGATTATGTCGATCGTGGTCAGCATAGTCTGGAGACAATCAGTCTTCTCCTTGCACTGAAG GTTGAATATCCTCACAATGTTCATTTAATTCGAGGGAATCATGAAGCAGCGGATATCAATGCTCTTTTTGGGTTCCGAATAGAGTGCATAGAGAGAATG GGTGAGCGGGATGGAATCTGGACCTGGCATCGTGTGAACAGGTTATTTAATTGGCTTCCTTTGGCTGCACTAATAGAAAAGAAGATAATTTGTATGCATGGTGGTATTGGTCGGTCCATCAACCATATAGAGCAaattgaaaatcttcaaagaccaatTACCATGGAAGCAGGCTCAGTTGTTCTGATGGATCTTCTATG GTCTGATCCAACTGAGAATGATAGTGTAGAGGGACTCAGGCCAAATGCACGGGGCCCTGGACTTGTTACCTTTGGG CCTGATAGAGTTATGGAGTTCTGCAACAACAATGACCTGCAGTTGATTGTGCGAGCACATGAGTGTGTGATGGATGGCTTTGAGCGTTTCGCTCAAGGTCACTTGATCACTCTTTTCTCGGCAACAAATTACTGTG GAACGGCAAACAACGCAGGTGCAATCTTAGTTCTCGGAAGGGATCTGGTGGTGGTTCCAAAACTCATCCATCCTTTGCCGCCTGCCATTACGTCACCTGAGACCTCTCCAGAGCATCATATTGAGGACACATGGATGCAG GAGTTGAATGCCAACAGACCGCCAACACCAACCAGGGGCCGCCCTCAAGCACCCAACAATGACCGAGGCTCCCTTGCCTGGATATAG